A window from Listeria seeligeri serovar 1/2b str. SLCC3954 encodes these proteins:
- a CDS encoding glutamate decarboxylase, protein MLYSKENQESYLEPVFGSSAEDRDIPKYTLGKEPLEPRIAYRLVKDELLDEGSARQNLATFCQTYMEDEATKLMSETLEKNAIDKSEYPRTAELENRCVNIIADLWHAPKDQKFMGTSTIGSSEACMLGGMAMKFAWRKCAEKLGLDIYAQKPNLVISSGYQVCWEKFCVYWDIDMRIVPMDKDHMQLNTDQVLDYIDEYTIGVVGILGITYTGRYDDIYALNEKIEQYNSQTDYKVYIHVDAASGGFFTPFVEPDIIWDFRLKNVISINTSGHKYGLVYPGVGWVLWKDESYLPKELIFKVSYLGGEMPTMQINFSRSASHIIGQYYNFLRYGFEGYRSIHQKTSDVAQYLANAVEETGYFDIYNDGSHLPIVCYKLKDNINVNWTLYDLADRLQMRGWQVPAYPLPKNLENIVIQRYVCRADLGFNMAEEFIQDFKTSIEELNNAHILFHDTQKSGVHGFTH, encoded by the coding sequence ATAGCAAAGAAAATCAGGAAAGTTATCTAGAACCAGTTTTTGGATCAAGCGCAGAGGATCGTGATATTCCAAAATACACATTAGGAAAAGAACCTTTAGAACCTCGTATCGCTTATCGGTTAGTAAAAGATGAATTACTAGATGAAGGCTCTGCTCGTCAAAACCTAGCAACCTTTTGCCAAACATACATGGAGGATGAAGCTACCAAATTAATGTCCGAAACATTAGAGAAAAATGCGATTGATAAATCAGAATATCCACGAACTGCTGAACTTGAAAATCGTTGCGTCAATATCATTGCTGACTTATGGCATGCACCAAAAGATCAAAAATTCATGGGAACTTCGACAATTGGTTCTAGTGAAGCGTGCATGTTAGGTGGAATGGCGATGAAATTTGCTTGGCGAAAATGCGCAGAAAAACTTGGTCTAGACATTTATGCCCAAAAACCAAATCTTGTTATTTCTTCTGGTTATCAAGTTTGCTGGGAAAAATTTTGCGTCTACTGGGATATTGATATGCGCATCGTACCGATGGATAAAGATCATATGCAACTTAACACCGACCAAGTTTTAGATTACATTGATGAATATACAATTGGCGTCGTCGGCATCCTTGGCATTACTTACACAGGACGCTATGATGACATCTACGCCCTAAATGAAAAAATCGAACAATACAACAGCCAAACCGATTACAAAGTCTACATCCACGTTGATGCAGCAAGCGGTGGTTTTTTCACACCATTTGTCGAGCCAGACATCATTTGGGACTTCCGCTTAAAAAATGTTATCTCGATTAACACTTCTGGTCATAAATACGGCTTAGTTTATCCCGGTGTTGGTTGGGTACTTTGGAAAGATGAAAGCTATTTACCGAAAGAACTCATTTTCAAAGTCAGTTATCTTGGTGGAGAAATGCCAACCATGCAAATTAATTTTTCTCGTAGCGCCAGCCATATTATCGGTCAATACTATAATTTCTTGCGCTATGGTTTCGAAGGCTACCGTTCCATTCATCAAAAAACTAGCGATGTAGCTCAGTATCTAGCAAACGCCGTAGAAGAAACTGGCTACTTTGATATTTACAACGACGGGTCCCATTTGCCAATCGTCTGCTATAAATTAAAAGACAATATAAACGTTAATTGGACACTTTATGATTTGGCTGACCGGTTACAAATGCGCGGCTGGCAAGTTCCTGCATACCCACTACCAAAAAATCTAGAAAATATTGTCATCCAACGCTATGTTTGCCGTGCTGACCTTGGTTTCAATATGGCCGAAGAATTTATCCAAGACTTTAAAACCTCTATTGAAGAGCTAAATAACGCCCACATCTTGTTTCATGATACTCAAAAATCTGGCGTCCACGGCTTCACACACTAA
- a CDS encoding helix-turn-helix domain-containing protein, translated as MLTNHIEKDIKRKSLICDFLLKNKHTHLDEVAEYMGASRVTVRSDIQGLNEELKGIVVIQMKSCQDNLEYQCLLQNGTTERQVLYKLYANSMFLKCLAFLLMNEEAKGFTDFMDQYFISHSHAYRLKHKVEQFLAETDLKLENNRITGKEYRIRYLIALLQAEYGLQIFSLEDNEKRIVDDFMSALNMRINVDSLAHNAEGHEYFRMLISMVFKREIPTSAIILDEQCQKYIESSRFLDMVKESSKETLERELGYDFSYNDYLYLMLIYYSTNFSIVDASMKRVELEQFNTLILKEADLQCLVGLFEAYFGVEVVNHSLFRVALCYFLKKTLFNLQGLIPSNERLLDKKYRPLYLVVKSVLERWNEMSERPTMLIDSHINYLTIHLYPLIYKWDNPVPICIFSFNLINFESCKFQVEQELGRKVAVNETMFNSVEELNYVLKEFATEAIVLCHPQCEMTLEKSVENGIVIPISLGFFDRDLEDVESAIDSLRVTEYEKRLAYLRG; from the coding sequence ATGCTTACTAATCATATTGAGAAGGATATCAAGCGTAAAAGTTTAATTTGTGATTTTTTACTTAAGAATAAGCATACGCATTTAGATGAAGTTGCAGAATATATGGGCGCTTCACGTGTTACGGTACGGTCTGATATTCAGGGTTTGAACGAAGAATTGAAAGGAATAGTAGTAATACAAATGAAGTCTTGTCAGGATAATCTAGAATATCAATGTTTACTGCAAAATGGGACGACGGAACGGCAAGTTTTATACAAATTATATGCTAATTCAATGTTTTTGAAGTGTTTGGCTTTTTTACTTATGAATGAGGAGGCGAAGGGCTTTACGGATTTTATGGATCAGTATTTTATCTCTCATTCGCATGCTTATAGGTTGAAACATAAAGTAGAGCAGTTTTTGGCAGAAACAGACTTGAAGCTTGAAAATAATCGAATTACAGGAAAAGAATACCGAATTCGATATTTAATAGCACTTCTTCAAGCTGAATACGGGCTTCAAATTTTTTCACTAGAAGATAATGAAAAGCGAATAGTGGATGATTTTATGTCTGCACTTAATATGCGAATTAATGTTGATAGTTTAGCTCATAATGCAGAAGGACATGAGTATTTTAGAATGCTTATTTCGATGGTTTTTAAACGAGAGATTCCGACGAGTGCGATAATTTTGGATGAGCAATGTCAAAAATATATTGAATCCTCACGCTTTCTTGATATGGTTAAAGAAAGTAGCAAGGAAACACTTGAGAGAGAACTTGGTTATGACTTTTCATATAATGATTATTTATATTTGATGTTGATTTATTATTCGACTAATTTTAGTATTGTGGATGCTTCAATGAAACGAGTGGAGTTAGAACAATTTAATACACTTATTTTAAAAGAAGCAGATTTACAATGTTTGGTTGGTTTATTTGAAGCGTATTTTGGGGTGGAAGTGGTCAATCATTCGTTGTTTCGGGTGGCGCTGTGTTATTTTCTGAAGAAGACGTTGTTTAACTTACAGGGGCTTATTCCTAGTAATGAACGGTTGCTTGATAAAAAGTACCGACCGCTTTATCTGGTTGTCAAAAGTGTGCTGGAGCGTTGGAATGAGATGAGTGAGCGACCTACGATGTTGATTGATTCGCATATTAATTATTTAACGATTCATTTGTATCCACTCATATATAAGTGGGATAATCCAGTGCCAATCTGCATTTTTTCATTTAATTTGATAAACTTCGAATCTTGTAAATTTCAGGTGGAACAGGAGCTTGGTCGTAAGGTTGCGGTGAATGAGACGATGTTTAATTCAGTGGAAGAGTTAAATTATGTTTTAAAGGAATTTGCAACTGAAGCCATCGTGCTTTGTCATCCGCAGTGTGAAATGACTCTTGAAAAATCGGTGGAAAATGGGATAGTTATTCCGATTTCGCTAGGTTTTTTTGACCGGGATTTAGAAGATGTGGAAAGTGCGATTGATTCGCTTCGTGTGACAGAATATGAAAAAAGGCTAGCCTATTTGAGAGGCTAG